One Pedomonas mirosovicensis genomic region harbors:
- a CDS encoding TetR family transcriptional regulator C-terminal domain-containing protein: MGRRIFISRWIGRKRTLKGAETAAWRLLNGRGYSNVMKKPGKTVKTQRACFVRESPDVRRQALIDAACQCLAEKGVQGASVRAICARAGVSAGLLTHYFSGIEALIVEAYRSVGERVAAALNAAMEEAGPDSRARLHAYVVGSFREPVLDPGLLSTWLAFWSLVKSNPTIAAIHDEVYANYRHEIEVLLDDAWQGKMGRNEVRLAAIGITAMVDGLWLELCLGPKDFTADDAAAIALRSLDALLNRA, translated from the coding sequence TTGGGCAGGAGAATATTCATATCCCGTTGGATTGGCCGGAAACGCACGTTAAAAGGGGCAGAAACCGCAGCGTGGCGGTTGCTGAACGGGCGAGGGTACTCCAACGTCATGAAAAAGCCTGGCAAGACGGTAAAGACCCAGCGGGCCTGTTTTGTACGGGAGAGCCCGGATGTGCGCCGGCAGGCGCTGATCGATGCAGCTTGCCAGTGCCTTGCCGAAAAGGGCGTGCAGGGTGCATCCGTCCGGGCGATCTGCGCCCGGGCCGGTGTGTCGGCCGGTTTGCTGACCCATTATTTCAGCGGCATCGAGGCGCTGATTGTTGAAGCCTATCGCAGCGTGGGCGAGCGAGTGGCGGCAGCGCTTAATGCGGCGATGGAGGAGGCCGGGCCGGATAGCCGCGCCCGCCTTCATGCCTATGTGGTGGGAAGTTTCCGCGAGCCTGTTCTTGATCCCGGTCTGTTGTCCACCTGGCTGGCCTTCTGGTCGCTGGTCAAAAGCAACCCCACGATTGCTGCCATCCATGACGAGGTCTATGCGAATTATCGCCATGAGATCGAAGTCCTGCTCGATGATGCCTGGCAGGGGAAAATGGGCCGCAATGAGGTCCGCCTGGCCGCAATTGGTATCACGGCGATGGTGGATGGCCTGTGGCTGGAGCTGTGCCTGGGGCCGAAGGATTTCACGGCGGATGATGCCGCCGCCATTGCCTTGCGGAGTCTGGATGCCCTGTTGAACCGCGCCTGA
- a CDS encoding amino acid permease, which translates to MTMGTAPNTSASPQTEAPRKLGRWMATCLVLGNMIGSGVFLLPASLAPLGWNSVFGWLFTIAGAVFLAAVFCRLSRAMSAEGGPYAYTRAAFGPLAAFLVAWSYWMSLWIGNAAIAVAATSYLTTLIPPLGDVPGLAAVSTCLLIWLLTLVNARGARLVGGVQVITSLLKLVPLAVVVGLAALALASGTAAPLPLEISSLSAPQITAAATLTLWAFLGLESATIPAGKIKDPARTIPFATMAGTVLTGLVYLFTCSAIVLLMPGEEIAGSNAPFAAFVTRYWGAGPAVLVAVFAAISCIGALNGWILVQAEMPYAMAKSGAFPKWFAVQSSRGVPVRALVATSLLMTVGVLLNYSRSLADVFQFLLLLATATTLFMYLACALAALRLSAKRQLPRKPLMEAVGMLAALYALWTIYGAGKETVAWGVALLLAGLPCYALMRRPKRPLLQRDPA; encoded by the coding sequence ATGACCATGGGCACCGCCCCCAACACATCCGCTTCACCGCAAACCGAGGCGCCGCGCAAGCTAGGCCGGTGGATGGCCACGTGCCTTGTGCTCGGCAACATGATCGGCTCAGGCGTTTTCCTGCTGCCTGCCTCGCTCGCCCCGCTGGGGTGGAATTCGGTGTTCGGCTGGTTGTTCACCATCGCGGGCGCGGTGTTTCTGGCCGCCGTGTTCTGCAGGTTGTCCCGCGCCATGTCGGCCGAGGGCGGCCCCTACGCCTATACCCGCGCCGCGTTCGGGCCGCTGGCTGCCTTTCTCGTGGCCTGGAGTTACTGGATGTCACTATGGATCGGCAACGCCGCCATCGCCGTTGCCGCCACCAGCTATCTAACGACGCTCATACCCCCGCTGGGGGACGTGCCGGGGCTGGCGGCCGTTTCTACCTGCCTGCTGATCTGGCTGCTCACGCTGGTCAACGCCCGCGGCGCGCGGCTGGTGGGCGGCGTGCAGGTGATAACCAGCCTTCTCAAGCTCGTGCCGCTGGCGGTCGTGGTGGGGCTGGCAGCGCTCGCGCTCGCCTCCGGCACCGCTGCACCGCTGCCGCTGGAGATCTCCAGCCTGTCCGCACCGCAGATTACTGCCGCAGCCACCTTAACCCTGTGGGCATTCCTCGGGCTGGAATCGGCCACCATCCCGGCAGGCAAGATCAAAGACCCAGCGCGCACCATTCCCTTTGCCACCATGGCCGGTACGGTGCTGACCGGCCTTGTATACCTGTTCACCTGCTCAGCCATCGTCCTGCTCATGCCAGGTGAGGAGATTGCCGGCTCCAACGCGCCGTTCGCCGCCTTCGTCACCCGCTACTGGGGCGCAGGGCCTGCCGTGCTGGTGGCGGTGTTCGCCGCAATCAGCTGCATCGGCGCGCTGAATGGCTGGATCCTCGTGCAGGCGGAAATGCCCTATGCCATGGCGAAAAGCGGCGCGTTTCCCAAGTGGTTCGCCGTTCAGTCCAGCCGGGGCGTGCCAGTGCGGGCGCTGGTGGCGACCAGCCTCTTGATGACCGTGGGCGTACTCCTGAACTATTCACGCTCGCTGGCGGACGTGTTCCAGTTCCTGCTGCTGCTGGCAACCGCCACCACCCTGTTCATGTACCTGGCGTGCGCGCTGGCCGCCCTGCGCCTGTCGGCCAAGAGACAGCTGCCGCGCAAGCCGCTGATGGAAGCCGTGGGCATGCTGGCGGCGCTCTATGCCCTGTGGACTATCTACGGCGCCGGCAAGGAGACTGTCGCCTGGGGCGTGGCGCTGCTGCTGGCGGGCCTGCCCTGCTATGCGCTGATGCGCCGCCCCAAACGCCCGCTGCTGCAGCGCGACCCGGCCTGA